The following coding sequences lie in one Pseudomonas monsensis genomic window:
- a CDS encoding heavy metal translocating P-type ATPase, whose product MTTPLPCYHCALPVPSGSRFTAVVLGESREFCCPGCQAVAEAIVAGGLQSYYQHRSEASANPEALPVQLTDELALYDRTDVQKPFVRHEGELAETTLLMEGISCAACGWLIEKHLRTLSAVAEARLNLSNHRLHVRWADAQLPLSQILAELRHIGYAAHPYQADRASEQLASENRLALRQLGVAGLLWFQAMMATMATWPEFNIDLSPELHTILRWVALFLTTPIVFYSCAPFFKGAMRDLRTRHLTMDVSVSLAIGSAYIAGIWTSITGVGELYFDAVGMFALFLLAGRYLERRARERTAAATAQLVNLLPASCLRLDDNGQSERILLSELRLGDRVLVQPGAILPADGKILDGQSSIDESLLTGEYLPQPRTLGDAVTAGTLNVEGALTVEVLALGQDTRLSAIVRLLDRAQAEKPRLAEIADRAAQWFLLLSLLAAAAIGLLWWQLDASRAFWIVLAMLVATCPCALSLATPTALTAATGTLHKLGLLLTRGHVLEGLNQIDTVIFDKTGTLTEGRLVLRSIRPLAALDSDQCLSLAAALENRSEHPIARAFGRAPLAAEEVHSAPGLGLEGLVGAQRLRIGQAEFVCALSGAALPAMPSEPGQWLLLGDVQGPLAWFVLDDRLRDDAPALLAACKARGWRTLLLSGDSSPMVASVAAELGIDEARGGLRPDDKLQVLQQLHKEGRKVLMLGDGVNDVPVLAAADISVAMGSATDLAKTSADAVLLSNRLDALVQAFTLARRTRRVIIENLLWAALYNGLMLPFAALGWITPVWAAVGMSISSLTVVLNALRLTRLPSAPATRLTAQTRPLPA is encoded by the coding sequence ATGACCACCCCACTCCCCTGCTACCACTGCGCCCTGCCCGTCCCGTCCGGCAGCCGCTTCACCGCTGTCGTGCTCGGGGAGTCCCGCGAGTTCTGCTGCCCGGGCTGCCAGGCGGTGGCCGAAGCCATCGTTGCCGGCGGCCTCCAAAGTTATTACCAGCACCGCAGCGAAGCCTCGGCCAACCCCGAAGCGCTGCCGGTGCAACTGACCGATGAACTGGCGCTGTACGATCGCACCGACGTGCAAAAGCCGTTCGTTCGCCATGAAGGCGAACTGGCCGAAACCACCCTGTTGATGGAAGGCATCAGTTGCGCCGCCTGCGGCTGGCTGATCGAGAAACACCTGCGCACCCTGTCGGCGGTGGCCGAGGCACGGCTGAATCTGTCCAACCATCGCCTGCATGTACGCTGGGCCGACGCGCAATTGCCGCTGAGCCAGATCCTCGCCGAACTGCGGCACATCGGTTATGCCGCTCACCCGTATCAAGCCGACCGCGCCAGTGAACAACTGGCCAGCGAAAACCGTCTGGCCCTGCGTCAGCTCGGGGTCGCCGGCCTGCTGTGGTTCCAGGCGATGATGGCGACCATGGCGACGTGGCCGGAATTCAACATCGACCTCAGCCCCGAGCTGCACACGATCCTGCGCTGGGTCGCGCTGTTCCTCACCACGCCGATCGTGTTCTACAGCTGCGCGCCGTTCTTCAAAGGCGCGATGCGCGATCTGCGCACCCGTCACCTGACCATGGATGTCTCGGTGTCGCTGGCCATCGGCAGCGCCTACATCGCCGGGATCTGGACCTCGATCACCGGGGTCGGCGAACTGTATTTCGATGCGGTCGGAATGTTCGCACTGTTCCTGCTCGCCGGGCGTTACCTGGAACGCCGCGCCCGCGAACGCACCGCGGCGGCAACGGCACAACTGGTCAATCTGCTGCCGGCCTCGTGCCTGCGCCTCGACGATAACGGCCAGAGCGAACGCATTCTGCTCAGCGAGTTGCGCCTGGGCGACCGGGTGCTGGTGCAGCCGGGTGCGATCCTGCCGGCCGACGGGAAAATCCTCGACGGCCAGTCGAGCATCGACGAATCGCTGCTGACCGGCGAATACCTGCCGCAACCGCGCACCTTGGGCGATGCGGTCACCGCCGGCACCCTGAATGTCGAGGGCGCACTGACCGTCGAAGTGCTGGCGCTGGGTCAGGACACGCGGCTGTCGGCCATCGTCCGCCTGCTGGATCGCGCCCAGGCCGAGAAACCACGACTGGCGGAAATCGCCGACCGCGCCGCGCAATGGTTCCTGCTGTTGTCGCTGCTTGCGGCGGCAGCCATCGGTCTGTTGTGGTGGCAACTGGATGCATCGCGGGCCTTCTGGATTGTCCTGGCCATGCTGGTCGCCACGTGCCCGTGCGCGCTGTCGCTGGCGACGCCAACCGCCCTCACCGCCGCTACCGGCACCTTGCACAAACTCGGCCTGCTGCTGACACGCGGGCATGTGCTGGAAGGCCTCAATCAGATCGACACGGTGATTTTCGACAAGACCGGTACGTTGACCGAAGGCCGCCTGGTACTGCGTTCGATCCGGCCACTGGCAGCGCTGGACAGCGATCAGTGCCTGAGCCTCGCCGCGGCCCTGGAAAACCGTTCCGAGCACCCGATTGCCCGCGCGTTCGGCCGCGCCCCGCTGGCCGCTGAAGAGGTGCACAGCGCACCGGGACTCGGCCTCGAAGGCCTGGTCGGCGCACAGCGTCTGCGCATCGGTCAGGCTGAATTTGTCTGCGCCCTCAGCGGCGCCGCGCTGCCAGCCATGCCGAGCGAACCGGGGCAATGGCTGCTGCTCGGCGATGTTCAGGGGCCGCTGGCCTGGTTCGTTCTCGACGACCGCCTGCGTGATGACGCGCCGGCCCTGCTCGCTGCATGCAAGGCCCGCGGCTGGCGCACGCTGCTGCTGTCCGGCGACAGCTCGCCGATGGTCGCCAGCGTCGCCGCCGAACTGGGCATCGACGAGGCACGCGGTGGCCTGCGCCCGGACGACAAGCTGCAGGTGCTGCAACAGTTGCATAAAGAGGGGCGCAAGGTGTTGATGCTGGGGGATGGCGTCAATGACGTGCCGGTCCTCGCCGCCGCCGACATCAGCGTGGCCATGGGCTCGGCCACCGATCTGGCGAAAACCAGTGCCGACGCGGTGCTTCTGTCCAATCGTCTCGACGCCCTGGTGCAGGCCTTCACACTGGCGCGCCGGACCCGTCGGGTCATCATCGAGAACCTGCTGTGGGCCGCGCTGTACAATGGCCTCATGTTGCCGTTCGCCGCCCTCGGCTGGATCACTCCGGTGTGGGCGGCGGTCGGTATGTCGATCAGTTCGTTGACCGTGGTGCTCAATGCCCTGCGCCTGACTCGCCTGCCGAGTGCGCCGGCCACCCGCCTCACGGCGCAAACCCGTCCGTTGCCGGCCTGA
- a CDS encoding FixH family protein has translation MPAANATSPWYKHLWPWIIIGILACSVTLTLSMVTIAVNNPDNLVNDNYYEAGKGINRSLDRELLAQNLKMRAAVHLDDVTGEVDLRLSGDSQPKTLELNLISPTQPEKDRKIVLTRSETETGRYIGQLGDKVEGRRFVELLGSQDDHVWRMFEEELVSHDKELLLGDEPLQGAEDLKK, from the coding sequence ATGCCCGCCGCAAACGCCACAAGTCCCTGGTACAAGCACCTTTGGCCATGGATCATCATCGGGATTCTGGCCTGTTCGGTGACGTTGACCCTGTCCATGGTAACCATCGCGGTAAACAACCCGGACAACCTGGTCAACGACAACTATTACGAGGCCGGCAAAGGCATCAACCGCTCGCTGGACCGTGAACTGTTGGCGCAGAACCTGAAGATGCGTGCTGCCGTGCATCTGGATGACGTCACCGGCGAAGTTGATCTGCGCCTCAGCGGTGACAGTCAACCGAAGACGCTGGAATTGAACCTGATTTCGCCGACCCAGCCGGAGAAGGATCGCAAGATCGTCCTGACCCGCAGTGAAACTGAGACCGGGCGTTACATCGGCCAGTTGGGTGACAAGGTTGAAGGCCGACGGTTTGTCGAGTTGCTCGGCAGTCAGGATGATCACGTGTGGCGCATGTTCGAAGAAGAGCTGGTCAGCCATGACAAGGAGCTGTTGCTCGGCGACGAACCCTTGCAAGGCGCCGAAGACCTGAAGAAATGA
- the ccoG gene encoding cytochrome c oxidase accessory protein CcoG has protein sequence MSNQIPVHDVTPPSKNANNSVDLYASREKIYTRAFTGLFRNLRMMGGAALFLLYFGTVWLSWGGHQAVWWNLPERKFFIFGATFWPQDFILLSGLLIIAAFGLFFITVYAGRVWCGYTCPQSVWTWIFMWCEKVTEGDRNQRIKLDKAPMSANKFARKFAKHALWLLIGFVTGMTFVGYFSPIRELVFEFFTGQADGWSYFWVGFFTLATYGNAGWLREQVCIYMCPYARFQSVMFDKDTLIVSYDPRRGESRGPRKKGVDYKAQGLGDCIDCTMCVQVCPTGIDIRDGLQIECIGCAACIDACDAIMDKMDYPRGLISYTTEHNLSGQKTHKLRPRLIGYAVVLLAMISLLVTAFFMRSLVGFDVSKDRVLYRENAEGRIENVYSLKIMNKDQRDHTYVLEAAGLPDLRLQGRREIKVPAGEIFSMPVELSSAPEQLPSSTNEVKFILKDADDDSVHVEAKSRFIGPQIR, from the coding sequence ATGAGTAACCAGATTCCGGTACACGACGTCACGCCACCGAGCAAGAACGCGAACAACAGCGTCGATCTTTACGCCTCACGAGAAAAAATCTACACCCGCGCCTTCACCGGCCTGTTTCGCAATCTGCGGATGATGGGCGGCGCCGCGCTGTTCCTGCTGTACTTCGGCACGGTCTGGCTGAGTTGGGGCGGCCATCAGGCGGTGTGGTGGAATTTGCCCGAGCGCAAGTTCTTCATCTTCGGCGCCACGTTCTGGCCTCAGGACTTCATTCTGCTTTCCGGCCTGTTGATCATTGCCGCATTCGGGCTGTTCTTCATCACCGTGTATGCCGGTCGTGTGTGGTGCGGCTACACCTGCCCGCAAAGCGTGTGGACGTGGATTTTCATGTGGTGCGAGAAGGTCACCGAAGGCGACCGCAACCAGCGCATCAAGCTCGACAAGGCGCCGATGAGCGCCAACAAATTCGCGCGTAAATTCGCCAAACACGCGCTGTGGTTGTTGATCGGTTTTGTCACCGGCATGACCTTCGTCGGCTATTTCTCGCCGATCCGCGAGCTGGTGTTCGAGTTCTTCACCGGTCAGGCCGATGGCTGGTCGTACTTCTGGGTCGGCTTCTTCACCCTCGCCACTTACGGCAACGCCGGCTGGCTGCGCGAACAGGTGTGCATCTACATGTGCCCGTATGCACGCTTCCAGAGCGTGATGTTCGACAAGGACACCCTGATCGTGTCCTACGATCCGCGTCGCGGCGAAAGCCGTGGGCCGCGCAAGAAAGGCGTCGACTACAAGGCCCAGGGCCTGGGCGACTGCATCGACTGCACGATGTGCGTTCAAGTCTGCCCGACCGGTATCGACATCCGTGACGGCCTGCAGATCGAATGCATCGGCTGCGCCGCGTGCATCGACGCCTGCGACGCGATCATGGACAAGATGGACTATCCACGCGGGCTGATCAGCTACACCACCGAACACAACCTGTCTGGCCAGAAAACCCATAAACTGCGGCCACGCTTGATCGGCTACGCGGTGGTGCTGCTGGCGATGATCAGCCTGTTGGTCACTGCGTTCTTCATGCGTTCGCTGGTCGGTTTCGACGTCAGCAAAGACCGCGTGCTGTACCGCGAAAACGCCGAAGGCCGGATCGAGAACGTCTACAGCCTGAAGATCATGAACAAGGATCAGCGCGACCACACCTACGTGCTGGAAGCCGCCGGCCTGCCGGATCTGCGCCTGCAGGGCCGACGCGAGATCAAGGTGCCGGCCGGGGAGATTTTCAGCATGCCGGTCGAACTGTCGAGCGCACCGGAACAATTGCCATCGAGCACCAACGAGGTGAAATTCATCCTCAAGGACGCCGATGACGACAGCGTCCACGTTGAAGCCAAGAGCCGATTCATCGGCCCACAAATCCGTTGA
- a CDS encoding type II toxin-antitoxin system VapC family toxin: MFLLDTNVVSELRKPQADKQVVRWANSVTPASLYLSAITVLELETGILRIERRDPAQGGMLRNWLERHVKPAFSGRILSVDTAVATRCAQLHVPDRSNECDALIAATALVHGLTLVTRNVADFQPSGVHLINPWAAAKN, translated from the coding sequence ATGTTTCTACTCGATACCAACGTAGTTTCAGAGCTGCGAAAACCCCAGGCCGACAAACAGGTGGTGAGATGGGCAAACAGCGTCACCCCGGCCAGCCTGTATTTATCGGCAATCACGGTGCTGGAACTGGAAACCGGCATCCTGCGTATCGAGCGCCGCGACCCGGCACAAGGAGGGATGCTGCGTAACTGGCTCGAGCGTCACGTCAAACCCGCATTCTCGGGAAGAATCCTGTCAGTCGATACCGCCGTCGCCACCCGATGCGCACAGTTGCATGTGCCTGATCGCAGCAATGAGTGCGACGCCTTGATCGCCGCCACCGCGCTTGTACATGGACTAACACTGGTCACCCGCAACGTTGCCGATTTTCAACCCAGCGGCGTTCATCTGATCAACCCATGGGCCGCTGCCAAAAACTGA
- a CDS encoding type II toxin-antitoxin system Phd/YefM family antitoxin, translating to MAITTISSREFNQDTSAAKKATHQGPVIITDRGRPAHVLLSIEEYQKLTGSQTSIVDLLVMPNAPEIEFEPERVVITPRSVDLS from the coding sequence ATGGCCATCACGACTATTTCCAGCCGCGAATTCAACCAGGACACCAGTGCTGCCAAAAAAGCCACGCATCAGGGTCCGGTCATCATTACCGATCGTGGCAGGCCTGCCCATGTACTGCTGAGCATCGAGGAGTATCAGAAACTGACCGGCAGCCAGACCAGCATCGTCGATTTGCTGGTCATGCCGAATGCGCCTGAAATCGAGTTCGAACCCGAGCGCGTCGTCATCACTCCTCGTAGCGTGGACCTGTCTTGA
- the ccoP gene encoding cytochrome-c oxidase, cbb3-type subunit III, whose translation MTTFWSLYVTVLSLGTIFSLTWLLLSTRKGQRSEQTDETVGHSFDGIEEYDNPLPKWWFMLFVGTIVFALGYLVLYPGLGNWKGLLPGYNYLDNDKQTAFANGQTGWTGVHEWEKEMARSDAKFGPIFAKFAAMPIEEVAKDPQALKMGGRLFASNCSVCHGSDAKGAYGFPNLTDADWRWGGEPETIKTTIMGGRHAVMPAWAEVIGEQGVADVAAFVVTNLDGRKLPEGTKADPANGGKLFAANCVACHGPAGKGTPAMGAPDLTHPGAFIYGSSFAQLQQTIRYGRQGQMPAQEQLQGNDKVHLLAAYVYSLSHGEKAPEANAE comes from the coding sequence ATGACTACATTCTGGAGTCTGTACGTCACAGTCCTCAGTCTCGGTACGATCTTTTCCCTGACCTGGCTGCTGCTGTCGACCCGCAAGGGCCAGCGCAGCGAACAGACGGACGAGACCGTCGGGCACTCCTTCGACGGGATCGAGGAGTACGACAACCCGCTGCCGAAATGGTGGTTCATGCTGTTCGTCGGCACCATCGTCTTTGCCCTGGGCTACCTGGTGTTGTACCCGGGCCTGGGCAACTGGAAAGGCCTGCTGCCGGGCTACAACTACCTCGATAACGACAAGCAGACCGCGTTCGCCAACGGCCAGACCGGCTGGACCGGCGTGCACGAGTGGGAAAAGGAAATGGCCCGCTCGGACGCCAAGTTCGGTCCGATCTTCGCCAAGTTCGCGGCGATGCCGATCGAAGAAGTGGCCAAGGATCCACAGGCACTGAAGATGGGTGGCCGTCTGTTCGCCTCCAACTGCTCGGTGTGCCACGGTTCCGACGCCAAGGGCGCTTACGGTTTCCCGAACCTGACCGACGCCGACTGGCGCTGGGGCGGTGAGCCGGAAACCATCAAGACCACCATCATGGGCGGTCGTCACGCGGTGATGCCGGCCTGGGCTGAAGTCATCGGTGAGCAAGGTGTTGCCGACGTAGCAGCATTCGTCGTGACCAACCTGGATGGCCGCAAACTGCCGGAAGGCACCAAGGCTGACCCGGCCAACGGCGGCAAACTGTTCGCCGCCAACTGCGTGGCCTGCCACGGTCCGGCCGGCAAAGGCACCCCCGCCATGGGCGCGCCTGACCTGACCCATCCGGGCGCGTTCATCTACGGCTCGAGCTTCGCGCAACTGCAGCAGACCATCCGTTACGGCCGTCAGGGTCAGATGCCTGCGCAGGAACAACTGCAAGGCAACGACAAGGTTCACCTGCTGGCGGCGTATGTTTACAGCCTGTCCCACGGCGAAAAAGCACCCGAAGCGAACGCCGAGTAA
- a CDS encoding CcoQ/FixQ family Cbb3-type cytochrome c oxidase assembly chaperone, which produces MDIGMIRGLGTVVVMVAFIGLALWVFSPKRKSEFEDATLLPFADDPEAIKHVEQASRSNKE; this is translated from the coding sequence ATGGATATCGGGATGATTCGTGGCCTCGGCACCGTTGTCGTGATGGTGGCCTTTATCGGTCTGGCCTTGTGGGTATTCAGCCCCAAGCGCAAGTCGGAGTTTGAAGACGCGACCTTGCTGCCTTTTGCGGATGATCCCGAAGCCATCAAGCACGTCGAGCAAGCTTCTAGGAGTAACAAAGAATGA
- the ccoO gene encoding cytochrome-c oxidase, cbb3-type subunit II: MKHEAVEKNIGLLAFFMVIAVSVGGLTQIVPLFFQDVTNKPVEGMKPRSALELEGRDVYIANGCVGCHSQMIRPFRAETERYGHYSVAGESVWDHPFLWGSKRTGPDLARVGGRYSDDWHRAHLYNPRNVVPESKMPAYPFLVENKLDGKDTAKKMEVLRTLGVPYTDEDIAGAKDAVKGKTEMDALVAYLQGLGTIIKSKR; encoded by the coding sequence ATGAAGCATGAAGCTGTCGAGAAGAATATTGGCCTGCTGGCCTTCTTCATGGTCATCGCCGTCAGCGTTGGCGGCCTGACCCAAATCGTTCCGCTGTTTTTCCAGGACGTCACCAACAAGCCGGTCGAAGGCATGAAGCCGCGCTCGGCGCTGGAACTGGAAGGCCGCGATGTCTACATCGCCAACGGTTGTGTCGGCTGCCACTCACAGATGATCCGGCCGTTCCGCGCCGAAACCGAACGCTATGGCCACTACTCGGTTGCCGGTGAAAGCGTCTGGGATCACCCGTTCCTGTGGGGTTCCAAACGTACCGGTCCGGACCTGGCCCGTGTGGGCGGTCGTTACTCCGATGACTGGCACCGTGCGCACTTGTACAACCCGCGCAACGTGGTGCCTGAGTCGAAAATGCCGGCTTACCCGTTCCTCGTGGAAAACAAGCTCGACGGCAAAGACACGGCCAAGAAAATGGAAGTGTTGCGCACGCTCGGCGTCCCTTACACCGACGAAGACATCGCCGGTGCCAAGGATGCCGTGAAGGGCAAAACCGAAATGGACGCGCTGGTGGCCTACCTTCAAGGCCTGGGCACCATCATCAAAAGCAAACGGTGA
- the ccoN gene encoding cytochrome-c oxidase, cbb3-type subunit I: MSTAISPTAYNYKVVRQFAIMTVVWGILGMGLGVFIASQLVWPELNFGLPWTSFGRLRPLHTNLVIFAFGGCALFATSYYVVQRTCQTRLISDSLAAFTFWGWQAVIVGAIITLPLGYTTTKEYAELEWPLAILLAIVWVTYGLVFFGTITKRKTKHIYVGNWFYGAFIVVTAMLHIVNHASLPVSFFKSYSAYSGATDAMIQWWYGHNAVGFFLTTGFLGMMYYFVPKQAERPIYSYRLSIVHFWALITLYIWAGPHHLHYTALPDWAQSLGMAMSIILLAPSWGGMINGMMTLSGAWHKLRTDPILRFLVVSLAFYGMSTFEGPMMAIKTVNSLSHYTDWTIGHVHAGALGWVAMISIGAIYHMIPKLFGRAQMHSVGLINAHFWLATIGTVLYIASMWVNGITQGLMWRAINDDGTLTYSFVEALQASHPGYIVRALGGAFFASGMFLMAYNVWRTVRASNPAEAEAAAQIAVVGAH, encoded by the coding sequence ATGAGCACAGCAATCAGTCCGACTGCTTATAACTATAAGGTAGTCCGCCAGTTCGCCATCATGACGGTGGTCTGGGGGATCCTTGGCATGGGGCTCGGTGTCTTCATCGCCTCGCAACTGGTCTGGCCGGAGTTGAACTTCGGTCTGCCGTGGACGAGCTTTGGACGCCTGCGCCCGTTGCACACAAACCTGGTGATTTTCGCCTTCGGTGGTTGTGCACTGTTTGCCACTTCCTACTATGTCGTGCAGCGAACCTGCCAGACGCGACTGATTTCCGACAGCCTCGCGGCCTTCACCTTCTGGGGCTGGCAAGCGGTGATCGTCGGCGCGATCATTACCTTGCCGCTGGGTTACACCACCACCAAGGAATACGCGGAACTGGAATGGCCGCTCGCCATTCTGCTGGCGATTGTCTGGGTCACCTACGGGCTGGTGTTCTTCGGCACCATCACCAAGCGCAAGACCAAGCACATCTACGTCGGTAACTGGTTCTACGGCGCGTTCATCGTCGTGACCGCGATGCTGCACATCGTCAACCACGCGTCCTTGCCGGTCAGCTTCTTCAAGTCCTACTCCGCCTATTCGGGCGCGACCGACGCGATGATCCAGTGGTGGTACGGCCACAACGCGGTGGGTTTCTTCCTGACCACCGGCTTCCTCGGGATGATGTACTACTTCGTGCCGAAACAGGCCGAACGTCCGATCTACTCCTATCGTCTGTCGATCGTGCACTTCTGGGCACTGATCACCCTGTACATCTGGGCCGGCCCGCACCACCTGCACTACACCGCACTGCCGGATTGGGCACAATCGCTGGGCATGGCCATGTCGATCATCCTCCTGGCGCCAAGCTGGGGCGGCATGATCAACGGCATGATGACCCTGTCGGGCGCCTGGCATAAGCTGCGCACCGACCCGATCCTGCGTTTCCTCGTGGTGTCGCTGGCGTTCTACGGCATGTCGACCTTCGAAGGGCCGATGATGGCGATCAAGACCGTCAACTCGCTTTCGCACTACACCGACTGGACCATCGGCCACGTACACGCCGGCGCCCTCGGTTGGGTAGCGATGATCTCGATCGGCGCGATCTACCACATGATTCCGAAACTGTTCGGCCGTGCGCAGATGCACAGTGTCGGTCTGATCAACGCGCACTTCTGGCTCGCGACCATCGGTACCGTGCTGTACATCGCTTCGATGTGGGTCAACGGCATCACTCAGGGCCTGATGTGGCGTGCGATCAACGACGACGGCACCCTCACCTACTCGTTCGTTGAGGCGCTGCAGGCCAGCCACCCTGGCTACATCGTCCGTGCCCTGGGCGGTGCGTTCTTCGCCAGCGGCATGTTCCTGATGGCTTACAACGTCTGGCGCACCGTGCGCGCCTCGAACCCGGCTGAAGCCGAAGCCGCTGCCCAGATCGCTGTCGTTGGAGCTCACTGA